In Phocoena phocoena chromosome 8, mPhoPho1.1, whole genome shotgun sequence, the following are encoded in one genomic region:
- the FAM89B gene encoding leucine repeat adapter protein 25 isoform X1 translates to MNGLPSAEAPGGAGCALTGLPPLPRGLSGLLNASGGSWRELERVYSQRSRIHDELSRAARVPDGPRNAAGAANAGTAAGPPGPRRPVNLDSALAALRKEMVGLRQLDMSLLCQLWGLYESIQDYKHLCQDLSLCQDLSSSLHSDSSYPPDAGLSDDDEPPDASLPPDPPPLTVPQTHNARDQWLQDAFHISL, encoded by the exons ATGAATGGGCTGCCTTCGGCCGAGGCGCCAGGCGGCGCGGGCTGCGCCCTGACCGGTCTTCCGCCGTTACCGCGCGGCCTCAGCGGTCTTCTCAACGCGAGCGGGGGCTCGTGGAGGGAGCTGGAGCGCGTCTACAGCCAGCGCAGCCGCATCCACGATGAGCTGAGCCGGGCCGCCCGCGTACCGGACGGGCCCCGTAACGCCGCCGGCGCCGCCAACGCGGGAACTGCCGCGGGTCCCCCCGGCCCGCGTCGCCCTGTTAACCTCGACTCGGCGCTAGCGGCGCTGCGCAAGGAGATG GTGGGCCTGCGGCAGCTGGACATGTCCCTGCTGTGCCAGCTGTGGGGCCTGTATGAGTCGATCCAGGACTATAAGCACCTGTGCCAAGACTTGAGCCTGTGCCAGGACCTGTCATCCTCCCTGCATTCAGACAGTTCCTACCCACCTGATGCTGGCCTCTCTGATGACGACGAGCCTCCTGATGCTAGCCTGCCCCCAGACCCGCCACCCCTCACTGTGCCCCAGACGCACAATGCCCGAGACCAGTGGCTGCAGGATGCCTTCCATATCAGCCTCTGA
- the ZNRD2 gene encoding protein ZNRD2: protein MALNGSEVDDFSWEPPTEAETKVLQARRERQDRISRLMGDYLLRGYRMLGETCADCGTILLQDKQRKIYCVACQELDSDVDKDNPALNAQAALSQAREHQLASASEPPLGSRPAPQPPVPRPEHCEGAAAGLKAVQGPPPPAVPPNADVVVCTQEALLQKLTWASAELGSSTSLETSIQLCSLIRACAEALHSLQQLRH, encoded by the exons ATGGCCCTGAACGGCTCTG AAGTCGACGACTTTTCCTGGGAGCCCCCGACCGAAGCGGAGACGAAGGTGCTGCAAGCGCGGCGGGAGCGGCAGGATCGCATCTCCCGGCTCATGGGCGACTACCTGCTGCGTGGTTACCGCATGCTGGGCGAGACGTGCGCGGACTGCGGG ACGATCCTCCTCCAAGACAAACAGCGGAAAATCTACTGCGTGGCTTGCCAGGAGCTCGACTCAGACGTGGACAAAGATAATCCGG ctCTGAATGCCCAGGCTGCCCTCTCCCAAGCTCGGGAGCACCAGCTCGCCTCTGCTTCGGAGCCCCCCTTGGGCTCTCGGCCTGCCCCTCAGCCCCCAGTACCCCGTCCAGAGCACTGTGAGGGAGCTGCAGCAGGGCTCAAGGCAGTCCAGGGGCCGCCCCCTCCTGCTGTGCCTCCAAATGCAGATGTCGTGGTCTGCACACAAGAGGCTCTCCTGCAGAAACTGACCTGGGCCTCAGCTGAGCTGGGCTCTAGCACCTCCCTGGAGACTAGCATCCAGCTGTGTAGCCTTATCCGGGCTTGTGCTGAAGCTCTGCACAGCCTGCAGCAGCTGCGACACTAA
- the FAM89B gene encoding leucine repeat adapter protein 25 isoform X2, producing the protein MNGLPSAEAPGGAGCALTGLPPLPRGLSGLLNASGGSWRELERVYSQRSRIHDELSRAARVPDGPRNAAGAANAGTAAGPPGPRRPVNLDSALAALRKEMLWGLYESIQDYKHLCQDLSLCQDLSSSLHSDSSYPPDAGLSDDDEPPDASLPPDPPPLTVPQTHNARDQWLQDAFHISL; encoded by the exons ATGAATGGGCTGCCTTCGGCCGAGGCGCCAGGCGGCGCGGGCTGCGCCCTGACCGGTCTTCCGCCGTTACCGCGCGGCCTCAGCGGTCTTCTCAACGCGAGCGGGGGCTCGTGGAGGGAGCTGGAGCGCGTCTACAGCCAGCGCAGCCGCATCCACGATGAGCTGAGCCGGGCCGCCCGCGTACCGGACGGGCCCCGTAACGCCGCCGGCGCCGCCAACGCGGGAACTGCCGCGGGTCCCCCCGGCCCGCGTCGCCCTGTTAACCTCGACTCGGCGCTAGCGGCGCTGCGCAAGGAGATG CTGTGGGGCCTGTATGAGTCGATCCAGGACTATAAGCACCTGTGCCAAGACTTGAGCCTGTGCCAGGACCTGTCATCCTCCCTGCATTCAGACAGTTCCTACCCACCTGATGCTGGCCTCTCTGATGACGACGAGCCTCCTGATGCTAGCCTGCCCCCAGACCCGCCACCCCTCACTGTGCCCCAGACGCACAATGCCCGAGACCAGTGGCTGCAGGATGCCTTCCATATCAGCCTCTGA